A stretch of Fundicoccus culcitae DNA encodes these proteins:
- the lspA gene encoding signal peptidase II, with product MILSFFITILIVLLDQFLKNWVVDNLALFESMPGINGIFDFYHIRNDGAGWGLFSGQMWLFYLVTIIMMIYIVYLIYKNRHKGYVISIGLGLLLGGTIGNFIDRIRYGYVVDMFRLLFINFPIFNIADIALTVGVIVIILAILFHKDGDTIL from the coding sequence ATGATTCTTAGCTTTTTTATCACAATTTTAATCGTTTTACTTGACCAATTTCTAAAAAACTGGGTGGTTGATAATCTAGCACTCTTTGAATCTATGCCTGGTATCAATGGAATCTTTGATTTCTATCATATTCGGAATGATGGAGCCGGTTGGGGACTTTTTTCTGGGCAAATGTGGTTATTTTACTTAGTTACTATCATCATGATGATTTATATCGTTTACCTTATCTATAAAAATCGCCATAAGGGGTATGTCATATCCATTGGACTGGGTTTATTATTAGGTGGAACCATTGGAAATTTTATTGATCGTATACGTTATGGCTATGTCGTTGATATGTTTCGTTTGCTGTTTATTAATTTTCCGATTTTCAATATTGCAGATATTGCTTTAACGGTGGGAGTAATCGTTATTATTTTAGCTATTTTATTTCACAAGGATGGTGACACGATACTATGA
- a CDS encoding DUF503 domain-containing protein, with protein sequence MAVVISEVQYYIQDSFTLKDKRQTVKSIIDRMQNKYHIAIAEVEDLDIQNKVTFEMASISNNRKLARSILDKVHREIETNYPVDVIRIQWDEI encoded by the coding sequence ATGGCTGTCGTTATCAGTGAAGTTCAATACTACATTCAAGATAGTTTTACCTTAAAAGATAAACGACAAACGGTAAAAAGTATTATTGATCGGATGCAAAATAAATACCATATAGCCATTGCTGAAGTTGAGGATTTAGATATTCAAAATAAAGTCACTTTTGAAATGGCTAGTATATCAAATAATCGAAAATTGGCACGTTCAATTCTTGATAAAGTTCATCGCGAAATCGAAACCAATTATCCCGTTGATGTCATTCGAATTCAATGGGATGAAATTTGA
- a CDS encoding putative glycoside hydrolase, whose protein sequence is MTNSNNKRKAYALSLLAISTLILSACNQETKETTEPTSQYYTLPQITAQYDAQEVQDFNSRRNQGQTNRYENLVIPNQLILRQPDNLPSSLFYDSGIEIAYPADGVKGIYLTAENVANAEDFNYLVDFVNRTDLNAMVIDFKDDYGNIISVNESDNPTVQSNTSAYLDYKEVLKVLEENNIYPIARIVTFKDHLYATEFPEHSFHDVYTGEIWEDGNGARFINPFSQEVWDYTLDIAIEAAKMGFKDIQFDYVRFPEGFESFEDTLDYDLGRFSAYQSDDPENYGEERVIAITQFLAYAKEQLAPYGVDVSADVFGYTAVAGNSPDVRGIGQNFARMAEEVDAISAMIYPSHWGTEFFGILYPDLNPFETIDEYMYSEESALANVQNDVISRPWIQDFTDMYSNPDGAWQYYGVEEVQEQVDALTKHGVNEFLLWNAAGVYTEGVDYTPYEETAQ, encoded by the coding sequence ATGACAAATTCAAATAATAAAAGAAAAGCCTATGCTTTGAGTCTGCTTGCTATAAGCACACTAATCCTTTCGGCTTGTAATCAAGAAACTAAAGAAACAACAGAACCAACATCACAATATTATACATTGCCACAAATAACCGCACAATACGATGCCCAAGAAGTTCAAGATTTTAATTCACGGCGCAATCAAGGCCAGACTAATCGCTATGAAAATTTAGTGATTCCTAATCAATTAATTTTAAGACAACCCGATAATTTACCTTCATCACTCTTTTACGACAGTGGCATTGAAATTGCTTACCCTGCTGATGGTGTTAAAGGAATCTATTTAACCGCTGAAAATGTGGCTAATGCAGAGGACTTTAACTATTTGGTTGACTTTGTCAATCGTACCGATTTAAATGCGATGGTGATTGACTTTAAAGATGACTATGGCAATATTATATCGGTCAATGAGTCTGATAATCCAACGGTTCAATCGAATACCAGTGCATACCTTGACTATAAAGAGGTGCTAAAAGTACTTGAAGAAAATAACATCTATCCGATTGCACGGATTGTAACCTTTAAAGACCATCTGTATGCCACTGAGTTTCCTGAACATAGTTTTCATGATGTCTATACGGGTGAAATTTGGGAAGATGGTAATGGTGCTCGCTTCATTAATCCATTTTCACAAGAAGTTTGGGATTATACCCTTGATATAGCGATTGAAGCAGCGAAAATGGGCTTTAAAGATATTCAATTTGACTACGTTCGTTTCCCTGAAGGGTTTGAAAGTTTTGAAGATACTTTAGATTATGATTTAGGCCGTTTTAGTGCTTATCAATCAGATGATCCTGAAAATTATGGAGAAGAACGTGTTATTGCTATCACACAATTTTTAGCCTATGCTAAAGAACAACTCGCTCCCTATGGCGTCGATGTGAGTGCCGATGTTTTTGGCTATACAGCTGTGGCCGGTAACAGCCCGGATGTCCGTGGCATTGGTCAAAACTTTGCGCGTATGGCTGAAGAAGTTGATGCCATTTCGGCAATGATCTATCCGTCTCACTGGGGAACAGAATTTTTTGGTATTCTATATCCCGACTTAAATCCGTTTGAAACAATTGATGAATATATGTATTCTGAAGAATCAGCTTTAGCTAACGTTCAAAATGATGTCATATCTAGACCTTGGATTCAAGATTTTACCGACATGTACTCTAATCCTGACGGCGCCTGGCAATATTATGGCGTTGAAGAAGTCCAGGAACAAGTGGATGCTTTAACCAAACATGGCGTCAATGAATTCTTACTCTGGAATGCAGCGGGTGTTTACACGGAAGGTGTCGATTATACACCTTACGAGGAAACAGCCCAATAA
- a CDS encoding DUF2786 domain-containing protein: MSTNNKILDKIKNLLSLAEDGNNDEESQTALLMAQKLMLKYRISQNEINEHGEQKIVVKSLSVYKRIYWWEKILVRIIAENFRVMFYIQSNRLPHQTSVQRKIVLMGYPEDVELAYEVYHLASKAMRYHASQYIDNHVDKKLKSKSYSNQLRRSYYQGFLDGLDNKFATQRAQMQKDNDQYALIIQTPQDVQEAFQREVKGSLTFRLPESNKDSASYTEGYSKGTNISLSNNYLESSN; the protein is encoded by the coding sequence ATGTCAACAAACAATAAAATTTTAGATAAAATTAAAAATCTATTGTCTTTAGCAGAAGATGGAAACAATGATGAAGAAAGCCAAACAGCTTTATTGATGGCTCAAAAATTGATGCTCAAATATCGGATTTCTCAAAATGAAATTAATGAGCACGGTGAACAAAAGATTGTGGTTAAATCTTTGTCGGTCTATAAACGTATTTATTGGTGGGAAAAGATCTTAGTCCGCATCATTGCTGAAAATTTCCGGGTGATGTTTTATATTCAAAGTAATCGTCTGCCGCACCAAACAAGTGTTCAACGAAAAATTGTCTTAATGGGTTATCCAGAAGATGTGGAATTAGCCTATGAAGTATATCATTTAGCCAGTAAAGCCATGCGGTACCATGCCAGTCAATATATTGACAACCATGTTGACAAAAAACTAAAAAGTAAAAGCTATAGCAATCAATTGCGTCGGTCATATTACCAAGGCTTTTTGGACGGTTTAGATAATAAATTCGCTACACAACGTGCCCAGATGCAAAAGGATAATGATCAATATGCCTTAATTATTCAAACACCGCAAGATGTTCAAGAAGCTTTTCAACGTGAAGTCAAAGGTTCTTTAACATTTAGATTACCAGAGTCAAACAAAGATAGTGCTTCTTACACTGAGGGGTATTCTAAAGGCACCAACATTTCTCTTTCAAATAACTATCTCGAGTCCTCGAATTAG
- a CDS encoding pyruvate kinase, giving the protein MSQQVDVNEILDSMILLYNDVKHVGSQYYRHWEPQIEKETFFESAENFSYYLALRNHDIRDLQEQLVPLGLSSLGRLESKTLSTLQAVIANLALIAGKEVDISFPSQESFVVGEERLRENIDEQFGEEPENRHARIMVTMPLEAATDRDYVQSLIEAGMNVARINCAHDTEEIWMQMIDLIREVADELDAEVKIMLDIAGPKIRTDWVYTQLKNPKLKVDDRLILTSDYEHFPQSFEANVVAGFDVKEIISAVKVGDPVLIDDGSIETVVEAVDEHSIHLLVTKVKGKSMRLRAEKGLNFPKTQFELNILSDKDRRDIAFASQHADIIACSFVRHGQDIIEIQKELTKHLGDKANEKAILAKIETVQAIENLPEIIMTASSKNPFSIMIARGDLAVESGYIHLTELQQEILWLCEAASIPVVWGTEVLANLIDKGIPTRSELTDAAESARADCVMLNKGEFVIEAIDMLDQILEKMQEHLYKKTSKLRALNIAKMKGVTIEEN; this is encoded by the coding sequence ATGAGTCAGCAGGTAGATGTGAATGAGATTTTAGATTCTATGATTCTTCTATATAACGATGTTAAACATGTAGGTAGTCAATATTATCGACATTGGGAACCACAAATTGAAAAAGAAACTTTTTTTGAAAGCGCAGAGAATTTTAGCTATTACTTAGCTTTACGTAATCATGATATACGTGATTTGCAAGAACAACTTGTCCCCTTAGGTTTATCTTCATTAGGGCGTTTGGAATCAAAAACCTTAAGTACTTTACAGGCGGTGATTGCTAATTTAGCTTTAATTGCCGGCAAAGAAGTCGACATTTCGTTTCCGTCGCAAGAGTCATTTGTAGTCGGTGAAGAACGGTTGCGGGAAAACATTGATGAGCAATTTGGGGAAGAACCAGAAAATCGGCATGCTAGAATAATGGTTACCATGCCATTAGAAGCAGCAACGGATAGGGATTATGTTCAATCTCTGATTGAAGCTGGCATGAATGTCGCTCGTATTAATTGTGCACATGACACTGAAGAGATTTGGATGCAAATGATAGATTTGATTCGCGAAGTGGCTGATGAGTTAGATGCGGAAGTCAAAATCATGTTAGATATTGCTGGTCCCAAAATTCGAACGGATTGGGTCTATACGCAATTAAAGAATCCGAAACTAAAAGTGGATGACCGGTTAATCTTAACCAGTGACTATGAGCATTTTCCGCAAAGTTTTGAGGCGAATGTTGTTGCTGGCTTTGATGTCAAAGAAATTATTTCGGCGGTTAAAGTCGGTGACCCTGTTTTGATTGATGATGGCTCAATTGAAACGGTGGTTGAAGCTGTCGATGAGCATTCGATTCATTTGCTAGTGACGAAGGTTAAGGGGAAATCGATGCGTTTGCGGGCTGAAAAAGGCTTGAATTTTCCTAAAACCCAATTTGAACTCAATATCTTATCCGATAAGGATCGGCGTGATATAGCATTTGCTAGCCAACATGCGGATATTATTGCTTGTTCGTTTGTGCGTCATGGGCAAGATATTATTGAAATTCAAAAGGAGCTTACCAAGCATTTAGGGGATAAAGCCAATGAAAAAGCAATTTTAGCTAAAATTGAAACAGTTCAAGCGATTGAGAATTTACCGGAAATTATTATGACGGCTTCAAGTAAAAATCCATTTAGTATTATGATTGCGCGTGGGGATTTGGCCGTTGAAAGTGGCTATATTCATCTAACGGAATTACAACAAGAAATTTTATGGCTCTGTGAAGCAGCCAGTATTCCAGTCGTATGGGGAACGGAAGTTTTAGCGAATTTGATTGATAAGGGAATTCCAACTCGTTCCGAGTTAACCGATGCCGCTGAGTCTGCCCGTGCCGATTGTGTGATGTTAAATAAAGGTGAATTCGTGATTGAAGCAATTGACATGTTGGATCAAATTCTGGAAAAAATGCAGGAACACTTATACAAGAAAACCTCAAAACTTAGAGCACTCAATATCGCCAAGATGAAAGGTGTTACGATTGAAGAAAATTAG
- a CDS encoding RluA family pseudouridine synthase, with amino-acid sequence MTEKRQLKGEKGRLDTVLAQLINQSRSSIQKLIKEGSVLVNGVTEKANFQLNGDEEITYSIPTAAILDDETIELVGEDIPLDIVYEDDSVIVINKARGIVVHPSKGHTKGTLVNALIYYLSQAKLSSGTDNYRPGIVHRIDKDTSGLLVVAKNNETHQKLSDQLADHTMARIYVALVHGVVQADEGTIEVPLKRDPNDRLRWSAHKEGKVAVTHFKVLQRFEQATLVELNLETGRTHQIRVHMEYIGHPIVGDPIYRRGIVKSTKHPLTQMDQGQMLHAQSLRFIHPKTNQTVQFTRELPADMLTIIHNLEHGKEGESNVNKQ; translated from the coding sequence ATGACAGAAAAACGACAATTAAAAGGTGAAAAAGGGCGCTTAGATACCGTGCTTGCGCAATTAATTAATCAAAGTCGTTCTAGCATTCAAAAATTAATCAAAGAGGGTAGTGTTCTGGTCAATGGAGTCACTGAAAAAGCTAATTTTCAACTTAATGGGGATGAAGAAATTACTTATTCAATCCCCACAGCAGCTATTTTAGATGATGAAACGATTGAGTTAGTTGGAGAAGACATCCCCTTAGACATTGTCTATGAAGATGATTCCGTCATCGTCATTAATAAAGCACGAGGTATCGTGGTGCATCCATCGAAAGGGCATACCAAAGGTACTTTAGTTAATGCCTTGATTTATTATTTAAGTCAAGCTAAATTATCCAGTGGCACAGACAATTATCGTCCGGGGATTGTTCATCGGATCGATAAAGATACGTCAGGATTACTGGTGGTGGCTAAAAACAATGAGACCCATCAAAAGTTAAGTGATCAATTAGCTGACCATACGATGGCGCGGATCTATGTTGCCTTAGTACATGGGGTGGTTCAAGCAGACGAAGGAACGATTGAAGTGCCTTTAAAACGCGACCCAAATGATCGCTTGCGTTGGTCAGCCCATAAAGAAGGGAAAGTAGCGGTTACACATTTTAAAGTCTTACAACGTTTTGAACAAGCAACATTAGTTGAATTAAACTTAGAAACAGGTCGCACCCATCAAATTAGAGTCCATATGGAATATATTGGTCATCCCATTGTTGGCGATCCAATCTATCGGCGGGGTATCGTCAAATCAACGAAACATCCCTTAACACAAATGGACCAAGGGCAAATGTTACATGCACAATCATTACGGTTTATCCATCCTAAAACCAATCAAACGGTGCAATTTACGCGTGAATTACCAGCTGATATGTTAACAATTATACACAACTTAGAGCATGGCAAAGAAGGTGAGTCAAATGTCAACAAACAATAA
- a CDS encoding YkyA family protein gives MKSISKIVGLMLLSFILVGCDNSVNRADNTIGLMQDKVTMIINELNQIQTYEANLQADFETTLQEANDDLAVFNNPDTLVEQNIQNRKEHLDTLKVQVQELVDLTPELETLMDSNDLPTSQFQQVNQMINQLAVDINYYIENYQSNLELESMTFKSIAHPDTEYQSFFGVFDNINEISTYNLMNLDKVLGQFEPLNALLINIKVYLVNLQESN, from the coding sequence ATGAAGTCAATTTCTAAAATTGTTGGATTAATGTTATTATCGTTCATCCTGGTTGGATGCGATAATTCAGTTAATCGAGCAGATAACACTATTGGGTTAATGCAGGATAAGGTAACCATGATCATCAATGAGTTGAACCAAATTCAAACCTATGAGGCCAACTTGCAAGCTGATTTTGAAACAACCCTTCAAGAGGCCAACGATGATTTAGCTGTTTTTAATAATCCTGATACTTTAGTGGAACAAAATATCCAAAACCGTAAAGAACATTTAGATACACTAAAAGTCCAAGTTCAAGAGCTTGTCGACTTAACGCCTGAACTGGAAACATTAATGGATTCCAATGACTTACCTACTTCTCAATTTCAACAAGTCAATCAAATGATTAATCAGCTAGCGGTTGATATTAATTATTATATTGAAAACTATCAATCAAATTTAGAATTAGAATCCATGACGTTTAAATCGATTGCTCACCCAGATACTGAATATCAGTCTTTTTTTGGTGTATTCGATAATATCAATGAAATAAGTACCTATAATTTGATGAATCTGGATAAAGTATTAGGCCAATTTGAACCATTAAATGCCTTACTCATCAATATAAAAGTTTACTTAGTAAATTTACAAGAATCGAACTAA
- the purB gene encoding adenylosuccinate lyase produces MTIERYTRPEMRDIWSQQTKYESWLKVEIEACQAWANLGEISQEDVDKIRENATFTVERIAEIEEETRHDVVAFTRCVSESLGNESKWIHYGLTSTDVVDTAYGYQLKQVNAILKNDLQHLMAVVGKKAKEHKYTIQIGRTHGVHAEPTTFGLKLAGFYAELKRHQERFELASQEVEAGKISGAVGTFANTPPEVEAYVCEQLGIRAQDISTQVLPRDLHAHYVATIALIGTSIERFATEIRSLQKTETREVEEFFAAGQKGSSAMPHKRNPIGSENVTGLARVMRGYIIPAYENVSLWHERDISHSSAERIILPDITTLLNYQLNRFAKIIEQLTVLPENMLSNMDKTYGLIYSQRVMLLLIDKGLTREEAYDTVQPLTKIAWDEKLSFIDLVHADETINEKISKAELNKLFDPKYHLSQVDTLFKRVGLED; encoded by the coding sequence ATGACGATCGAACGATATACACGACCTGAAATGCGCGACATCTGGTCGCAACAAACAAAGTATGAAAGCTGGTTAAAAGTTGAAATTGAAGCCTGTCAAGCCTGGGCTAATCTAGGCGAAATATCCCAAGAAGATGTCGATAAAATCCGTGAAAACGCGACATTTACTGTGGAACGGATTGCAGAAATCGAAGAAGAAACTCGTCATGATGTGGTGGCCTTTACCCGCTGTGTCAGTGAAAGTTTAGGCAATGAAAGCAAGTGGATTCATTATGGTTTAACTAGCACTGATGTGGTTGACACAGCATATGGCTATCAATTAAAGCAAGTCAATGCCATTTTAAAAAATGATTTGCAACATCTAATGGCTGTGGTTGGGAAAAAAGCCAAAGAGCATAAATATACGATTCAAATTGGACGGACACACGGTGTCCATGCTGAGCCAACGACCTTTGGCTTAAAGTTAGCTGGATTTTATGCCGAATTAAAACGTCATCAAGAACGCTTTGAACTAGCCAGCCAAGAGGTTGAAGCCGGGAAAATTTCTGGAGCTGTCGGTACGTTTGCTAACACACCTCCTGAAGTTGAAGCATATGTTTGTGAGCAACTGGGCATTCGTGCCCAAGATATTTCGACACAAGTCCTCCCGCGGGATTTGCATGCACATTATGTGGCTACCATTGCTTTGATTGGAACTTCTATCGAGCGCTTTGCCACTGAAATTAGAAGCTTACAAAAGACAGAGACCCGCGAAGTAGAGGAGTTTTTTGCTGCTGGACAAAAAGGTTCGTCAGCCATGCCCCATAAACGCAACCCAATTGGAAGTGAAAATGTGACGGGTTTAGCCCGCGTTATGCGCGGCTATATTATACCGGCATATGAAAATGTGAGTTTATGGCACGAACGTGATATTTCACATTCTTCAGCCGAGCGCATTATCTTACCGGATATTACGACGTTACTAAACTATCAACTCAATCGCTTTGCCAAGATTATTGAGCAATTGACGGTCTTACCCGAAAACATGTTAAGCAATATGGATAAAACTTATGGTCTTATCTATTCACAACGCGTGATGCTCTTATTAATTGATAAAGGTTTAACACGTGAAGAAGCTTACGATACGGTTCAACCGTTAACCAAAATCGCTTGGGATGAAAAACTATCCTTTATTGATTTGGTCCATGCGGATGAAACCATCAATGAAAAAATCTCTAAAGCTGAGTTAAATAAGTTATTTGATCCTAAATACCATTTATCGCAAGTCGACACCCTTTTTAAGCGTGTTGGTTTAGAAGATTAA
- a CDS encoding SOS response-associated peptidase: MCGRFYLDSYHDKVREFLESAQEKFPDQVFATGEIYPSSTILSLGANQQGEISPGYTKWGFTNPRNKQLLINARSETVTEKPTFKTPFNKYRCVFPMTGYYEWDKDKKKHYIQSGDLIFAAGFFRRTTHNQQTSFESIILTQDSAPAISTIHNRMPVFIPEAKIAQWILDNAFAIDYLANQAHNYPTYFTSSVQ; this comes from the coding sequence ATGTGTGGCCGTTTTTATTTAGACAGTTACCACGATAAAGTCAGAGAATTTTTGGAATCTGCTCAGGAGAAATTCCCCGACCAAGTATTTGCGACCGGAGAAATTTATCCCTCTAGCACCATTCTATCGCTAGGCGCCAACCAACAAGGCGAAATCAGCCCCGGTTATACCAAATGGGGCTTTACTAACCCGCGCAACAAGCAATTACTCATCAACGCACGTTCAGAGACCGTCACCGAAAAACCCACTTTTAAAACCCCTTTTAATAAATACCGCTGCGTTTTTCCCATGACAGGTTATTATGAATGGGATAAAGACAAAAAGAAACACTATATCCAATCCGGCGATCTCATTTTTGCCGCTGGTTTTTTCCGTCGCACCACGCATAACCAACAAACAAGCTTTGAATCCATTATCCTAACCCAAGACTCCGCCCCTGCCATCAGCACCATCCATAACCGCATGCCCGTCTTTATTCCCGAAGCCAAAATAGCTCAATGGATTCTGGATAATGCGTTTGCTATCGACTATTTAGCCAACCAAGCTCATAACTACCCCACTTACTTTACAAGCTCAGTCCAATAA